The Pieris rapae chromosome 1, ilPieRapa1.1, whole genome shotgun sequence genome contains the following window.
GCGCTGATTGATCGACTACTCAAAACTGGACCTGACTGGCGTCGTGTCTCACCAAAGCTGGAATACGAAATGtcttgcaataaaataaattgaaaaaaaaaaaagatttttgttgtaatcttttttattaacgcctttaaaaattttcaagcAACAGTGTAAGTTTTCATTTGCATTTGTATGTTGTGAGCAAATTTTCCTAACTACTTTGTACAGACTGacacaaacaatttttttactcctgtttaaattttgtaaaagatATAGAGCTTTTTAGGAGTaagctattttaaattaaaatattgttgattGGAGTCATTCTTAGAAGAAAATATGTGTATCGTACAGTGTCTGGGTTTAAGAATAGGTCATGCgtaattgtaaaacaaatacacaacATTAACAATGAAAAGCCAAAAGATCCCAGTTAAATGATCTGATCGAAGCAAAGCATATAGTATCCATTTTGATTGTAGCgtcatttgaattaaaaaataatgagtgTGCAATCAGTTTTAACTCGTAGTTAGCCTCACAAGTTTAACGGTTGGTCGgcttatttctattattaatttaaatgtttttttaaatctattatgtGATAGGTTAGGTttcgtattatatattacaaataaatataaataataatgggtttaagaaagaaaaacatacacaattttttttattaaaacataaattaattaatatttaaatacaagaaaaggTATCTTCCGGCAGTTACACGGTGATGGCACGATCGGCGTGTCGTGCAACTGATGGAAAATTCGCGCAGTGGATGAATGAGCCGTCACCAAGTTGTTAGTTTACGATGTCGCGTGTTGCTTTTCAGTTAGTGCCTAAAACATACAATAGGTAAATTTCAGAtacaaaggaaaaaaaaattaaatagtgcaGGCTAGcaattatagatttatttataagaaggCTTCATAGAAGAATTACACTCAcgcatattttgttatatacaaaatatgcgTATGATATGGGTAAATAAAAGGTGCAAGATAAATCACGTAAAAATCATTCGCTACATTACTTAACGGTTCATTATTATGCACTTTCACTTCACAAACcgaaatcaataataaaagaaactgtttaaataaaggacataaagttttgtttgttaGTTTGTATCGATactgatttttatgttttgcaTAATAAACACTGCATTttcttaattcattttataaaattatcgctGTAGAAACTAAGCCAAATTTTTCTGACATGGATTTtagagttttaaaaaatctcgTAGTTgcttattgttttagaatatgatttttatgttttgcaTCATAAGCAGTATATTtgcttcatttgttttgtcaAGTTATCGCTATAGAAACTAAGCCAATTATTTCTGACTTGGATCTtagagttttaaaaatctcaTAGATgcttattgttttagaatatgAAACATAATTACCTTAATGCGTTAGGATTTGCAGCGCCGTAGCCAGCTCCAATGGGAAGGCCCCAGCCCCCAGAACCCGCGCGTGCGTTGGCTTGAGCATTTGCACTAGCACTGCCACCACCCCCTGTGatacaaatgtatttattaagaaacattaaaaaagctttttttttaaatagacaaTTAACGCAAAAAAAGATGACAATGAAAGTACATCGTTTTCGTCTgggtttattattaactatagtTAAAGCTAAACATTATTTCCCTTTAATGATGTAATTCACTCAATAAGTGTATGCTAGAAAATGGCTAAAAGTGTTGTAAAACGTTATATTTTCCAATGTTtaacaatattgtttaacctttatttagaatttgtgTTGAAcgatgataaatattattcactaatatttgatactttaaaaaattacttcaatttcttgtatttcttATTCTATTGTAAAAGGGATGCTAGTCCACTAAGACATTCCTGTATTGTGACTTTAGGGTGACTAGATTCTTCCAAGGTACAACAAAACCACAAATAGTGCAAATATACAGTGCAgaaaaattgttgttaaatatttacagttacaaaattaatgtttatcatATTGATTATCTTAGGTATGTTATAATGTAAGATATACAATTGACCTAATAAGTAGTGCCTAAGAACCGTTATAACGCGATGCCGACGGCAATCGAACCAGACCTGCACGTTCAAATCTACTGTTACACTTAATTTCATTCACTACATGTGTAATGTTAATACCAAACTAGGGCATGCAtactttaaacttatttacatTAGGAAAATTCTGTAAAGTGTGAACACTATGTTTGGTTTTATTAGGGAAAATTTCATGAATAAATAGACATGTTTGCTGCCTCGTCACAACTAGCCTCTCTAGCCTTCTtacctaacttataataattcgtaatttaataattgactatttaaaattagaccGTGTCAAGATGATTTTTGTCTTTTGAAGGACTTTATTTGTAAACTTCAGGGTGATGATGGTATCGAACAGTAAATGCGTGATCGCGAAGGTTGTTTATTATGCATTGAAAGTAAATTCTGCAAATTGAATGCCAACGTCcgcttttgatttaaatttaccaaCAAATATATACCGTGGACGTTAGGAATTTAAATGAAGTGGGTAAAGTTCATTTTTTCATGTCAAATAGCTTAATACCTTAACACTATCATAAAAGGTAATTGATAGTTTGTGAACAAAaagctataaataaaagaaattcatGTGTGTAATTAGCACATAATTGGACTTCAAGCGTATAAAGAAAAAGTCATCATACAGGAAACGAAGACCAGCTCAACCGTTTAttgttgattaaaaaatcGTGACATCGCTCTAATACCACACAAATACATGAGAATGGTCGGATATTGAGTCATTGCAATTCACGAGAAAAATCCTGTTTTTGTGAATCATGTAGTAATTTCcgttgttttgtaatttaaagacTGTTCTTCCTCTTTACTTACCACAAGTAGCCTAGCTTGTAACGGTGGTCAACTAACAGTAATTGTTTGGACAACGCAACTgagtaaatatttgaaatgtatGAGCCTCTGTTAATTTTTCGTAAAGTACCTACCATAAGCGTGTTGATTGAACTGAATTACTTTCTACggtttctttttcttaagCAAAGTTAATTTCATGGGACAAaagtatttagtaaaatatgcaatttcaccatttatttaatgaattgaaattggaatatattttatgttaccagctacataaaatatattccaatttcaattcaaaaatttgctttaaaatggcaaattaaatgtaaatttcatgaaataataatcaataaaaaaaaaagtacttacaAGCATTTGCTTCAGCGTTCGCGTTTGCATTGGCATTCGCTCCTCCATATGGGTACGGATAAGGATTCAGGGAGCGTCGAAGCCTGCGCATAGGCACTGGCGCCGACTGATGACCTTCTGCATCTATTGTGTAGTAGGCGCGCGGAACGTAATATTGGCCCTCTGGaatgcataatttattttgtagtgttctGGCTGAGAACTTATAGTACAATCGCTTTGCGGTCAGGCCACTGTATCTAGCTCAGTGGTGAAACCGTTTAtagagtaaatatattaaatgtgtatatGTACTTAGttgttttttagtatattttttttagatcatgacaaaaatatttattgtttggaaTCTTgccttatatttattacatagtcATCATATACTTCCACTTTGTAtgaatacataatacttactGTAATGACACAAgctacattttaattacagtgTCTAAAATATGCACTGTTGTTATACAGATGTGACATTAATGAATAACATAAACTAtggcctatgtccaacggtggacaaaccaaaacttaactaaattataaaacatccctaaattttaaagttttctttgGAAATAATGGCTTCTATTATTATGggtgatattatatataagcatatttcatattttctgttagtcatattttttagattatatataattctataattGAACTGACCTTTTGAAAAATTCACTGAATATCCATAGAAAAGAATATACATAGCCAAGGATAAGTTAGGCTTGTTAAAAATCTGAGATCATCAGCAATCATCGTATCTTCCGTGTCGTGACTTAATGGGCTTTAGATAAATTCGTGATTATTAATtactcatattattttataattttaaaagtacatttatatgtatataaacgtTGTcgtacaaaacaaataaataagtaataagcTTTCAAAAGTTGTTGGTTGGATgacgtatttttttgttacttggctgatttaattattaaaacaaataaatatagtaaagttATACTATGCATGATTTTGAGAAATGTACCTTTGTgtttcaagaaaatattatatatttttcataaacataataaaacttatattgtCAGAACCTAAACACATCgtgttttaactaaatacatatttaaaaaaaatcttaagtacgattatattataggtatttCGTATTGGAAAAGTAAAATTCTtggcataaattataaattggtttctaaactaaaaatactaatCTATACCGgctagaaattataataatgtacctaATTGCAATGTCTGCGTAGTGTATCGTAGATTAGCACGTATGAAAACCAGTAAAATATAGATTAGTAATCGACAATCGACGATAGATAGATCGACAATTAGCCGCTGAAAATGAGTCAACGTATTATTATAGCAGGTCCATTAAATGCTTTAAGAAGTTATTGTAAGCAAAAGCAAGCTCCGCGACAAAAACATGAGGGCACTAACCTGCAAGAGCCACGGTCAAGACGACCGCGAACAAAAGTAATGTGACGGTTTGCATTATTCAGGCTAACGTCGTACCTTCACCGACAACGGTTTGAAACTGGCTCGTCTCTTAGACCACAAccgttttatatgtatttactactTCGCGCCTGATCGCATCTAAGCTTTCAATGCCTAACGGTTACGTTAGCAAAAAGCTGTCTCAAATGGAACCTGTCAaattagaacaaaaaaatcgaAGCTGCCGttttcaaattgtattgaAGCTGTTATAATTAGATGTTCGTATTTATTGGCTGCTGTTTAAGAGGTGTACCTAACTGTAATTTTCTTTGaagataatgtataaaaaattgcatcaatttttatattatctcgCCTTGAACGATGAAATTTTTACTGGAGTTAacaaaaaaagcaacaaatgtTACCAGTGTCATTAGTAATTTaagtgttaaattataattatagcaTGTAAATTACCTGGATgataatttgaaaaacaaaaatattaattataaactatcgATTATGAGTACAAACCCATAATTCCACCTtgagttatttaatttgcCTTTGTTTCTTTACGAAGaaacaacataaaatttaatactaaaaaactatttgtctGTCAATATAGTTCAATGATAAAACTTAAAGATTTACGAGAGGAAATACACAAGTAAATaacatgataataatattaaaccttGCTGAAATTGTCCTTTCTAATTTAATTGTCATGCAACATGTTATAAAATGCGATcttgatttaatatacaacaatCAACATATTATCGAGGGCCTATTTTCTTcgactattttatttagctGGTGAATAGAATAGGTAAGTGAAGCAACGCAGCGCTTCAGCGTTAGTCGAAGAATCCCATCGACGTCAGACCTTAAATGTCACTTAAGACTTTGAAGTGgttattgtatttttgataGATGTAGATAATATTTCACAATAATTAGTCAATAAAACTTAAGTCTGATGTCATCTAAGGGAACTCTCCTTTGTTTTACTGTGTGTGTTATTCTCAGTTCGGCTATAAGTGATAACAACACTTTTGGACATGTATGTATGATTAATGGAAGCTTTTGTGCGGTCGAAGTTTTAGCTGTTTGTGGCCGATACAGGTACAATTTTGAAGTATATCTTTGGTCAGttatttatacttctttatagtttttttttagtttcgtaCCTACAAAAGCAATAGATACTGGCGTTGTTATACACCCGTATTTCACTGTACCAGTAACAATTTTGTATTGCAGCTGTAATACATCCGAACCATTGGGATCCGAGGTAGGTAGTTTTGTTAAAGCATAGTTTGATATTTACTTTACTTATACACTATGTGTTGTTActtcatacattatattatttcaataatttggTTTAATTGGTTGGACCTGGTGAAtgcgtataataataattaattaatttctgtaGTCTGTTCTATACCAATTTTATCTCACAATTCTATACAAATTTATCATACAATTAAACCAAACAGTCAATTGTCTCTAGTTGATCATTTTACTGcgttcaaatatattaaaaatcctATCTTCTGAATAAACCGAAACGCTTTTTTgtatggaatctcgctgtaggcctttacagctcagctgGGGCTGTTTTGGCGGGAGTAGCTTAGCCGGAATGTAAGCCGACATAAACAAAACGTAGCCGGCCCTAACATACCTCCACGCATGCCCTAAAGTGGGCATAACCGcagataataagaaaattaatct
Protein-coding sequences here:
- the LOC111004074 gene encoding uncharacterized protein LOC111004074 isoform X1, with the protein product MQTVTLLLFAVVLTVALAEGQYYVPRAYYTIDAEGHQSAPVPMRRLRRSLNPYPYPYGGANANANANAEANAWGGGSASANAQANARAGSGGWGLPIGAGYGAANPNALSFGETRRQSGPVLSSRSISAGSSVGIDSSGKGYYDQYTSVGN
- the LOC111004074 gene encoding uncharacterized protein LOC111004074 isoform X2 gives rise to the protein MQTVTLLLFAVVLTVALAEGQYYVPRAYYTIDAEGHQSAPVPMRRLRRSLNPYPYPYGGANANANANAEANAWGGGSASANAQANARAGSGGWGLPIGAGYGAANPNALRH